The Ornithinimicrobium sufpigmenti genome includes the window CGGTGGTCGACATGGTGGCCAACGCCTGCTTCTACTACGGCCTGCTCGAGGCCGCGACCTCCAGCGGGCGGCCGATCTGGACCAAGATGAGCTTCCAGGACGCCGACCGCAACTTCCGCGAGGCGGCCACGCACGGCATTGACGCGATCCAGCGCTGGCCGGGGCTGGGCAAGGTCCGCGCCACCGACCTGATCGAGGAGCACCTGCTCTCGGTGGCCGACGACGGGCTGGCCGCGCTCGGCCTGCGCCGCGAGGTCCGCAGCCACTTCCTCACCGTCATCGAGGGCCGCTGCCGCACCCGGACCAACGGGGCCAGCTGGCAGGTGGAGGTGGTCCGCGCGCACGAGGCGGCCGGCTACACCCGGGAGGAGGCGCTGCGGGAGATGTTCCGCCTCTACCTGGACCACAGCGAGGACAACCTGCCGGTGCACACCTGGGCCGTCCCGGAGGTCGAGCCCAAGGCAGACTTGACCCATGGCTCGACCCATGGCTGACGACGCACTGCGCTCGGTGTCGCTGACCCGCACCGGACCCCTGACCTTCCAGGCGACCAACGACCGGGGCGGCACGGTGACCATGTCCTCCGGCGGCACCGAGGAGTTCACGCCTGTGGAGCTCCTGCTGGCCGCGATGGCCGGCTGCTCCGCGGTCGACATCGACCTGCTCACCACACGGCTCGCCGAGCCGGAGAGCTTCGCCCTGTCCGCCGCGGGGGAGAAGCTGCGCGACGAGGACGGAAACCACATGGGGCCGATCACCATCACCGTCTCGGTCACCTTCCCCGAGGGTGCGGGCGGCGACGCGGCCCGCGAGCGGCTCCCGGACGCCGTGGCCAAGTCCCGCGACCGGCTGTGCACCGTCTCCCGCACCGTCCAGCTCCCGACGCCGGTCACCTACCGGACCGACTAGCGCAGGCCCCGCGGATGAGGGGTCCGCAGGCCCGTTCGCTGCAGCGCTCCCTGAGCCTGGGCGACGCCGTCACGATCGGCCTGGGCGCCATGGTCGGCGCCGGGGTGTTCGCGGTCTGGGGTCCGGCGACCGCCGCCGCCGGTGGGGCCGTGCTCCTGGCGCTGGCCCTGGCCGCGGTCGTGGCCATCTGCAACGCGCTGTCCTCCGCGGCGCTGGCCGCCCGCTACCCGTCGGCGGGCGGCACCTACGTCTACGGCAGGGAGCGGCTCGGGGAGGTCTGGGGCTACCTGGCCGGCTGGTGCTTCGTCGTCGGCAAGACCGCCTCCTGCGCGGCGATGGCGATGACTGTCGGGGCCTACTTGGTGCCCGGGGCCGAGCGGGTCGCGGCCGTGGTGGCGGTGGTGCTGGTGACGGCCCTCAACCTGGCCGGGGTGCACCGCTCGGTGGCCGCCTCGCGGGTCATCGTCTCGGTCGTCGCCTGCGCCCTCCTGGGTGTCGCGGTCGCCGCCGTGTGGCCCCGTCCGTCCGGGCCGCTGCTGGACCCCGCCCGGCTCGTGGCGGCCCCGGAGAGTGGCTGGGGGGTGCTGCAGGCGGCCGGGCTGCTCTTCTTCGCCTTCGCCGGGTATGCCCGCGTCGCCACCCTGGGGGAGGAGGTGCGCGACCCCGCCCGGGTGATCCCCCGAGCCGTGGTCATCGCCCTCGGGGCGGTGCTGGTGCTGTACGCGGTCGTCGGCGTGGTCGTGCTCGGTGTCCTGGGCCCGGCCGGGACGGCCGCCTCGACCGCGCCGGTGGCGGACGCCGCCGCCGTGGTCTGGGGGTCAGGGTGGGCCTGGGTGGTCCGGCTGGCGGCCGGGCTGGCCGCCGTGGGTGCGCTGCTCAACCTGGTCCTCGGTGTGTCCCGCACCACCCTGGCGATGGCCCGCGACGGACACCTTCCGCAGGTCCTGGCCACGGTGGCGGGGCCGCAGGGGGTGCCCCGGGTCGCCGAGCTCGGCGTAGGGCTCGTGGTGCTGGTCCTGGTGGTGGTCGCCGACCTGCGGGGGGTGATCGGCTTCTCCAGCTTCGGGGTGCTGCTGTACTACGCCGTGGCCAACGCGGCCGCGTTCACGCTGCGCCGGGAGTGGTCGGTCGGGGCCTGGGTGCCCGTGCTCGGGCTGGCCGGGTGCCTGGTGCTGGTCGTCGCACTGCCGAGGACATCGGTGCTGGTAGGGCTGGCTGTGGTGGCGGTCGGGGCGGCGGCATACCTCCTCGCGCCGTTTGGGCGTCGGGGACCCGGTGAGGGAAGATCTGGGTCATGACCGACTACCGCTGGGCGCCCATCTCGCACGCCGACCTGGAGCAGTGGGCGGCGCTCGCCAACCACCTGGCGAAGGTCGACGGCACGGAGGAGTTCACCTCGGTCGAGGACCTCGCCGAGGAGCTGGACAGCCCGCACCGCGACCCCGAGCGGGATACCTGGGCGGTCTGGGACGGGGACCGGATGGTCGCCGAGGCACTGGTCTCGGTCCCGACGACCCTGGACTACGAGGGCAGGGCCCGCTGCTACGTGTCCGGCGGGGTGCACCCCGACCACCGGGGCCGGGGCCTCGGCAGCCGGCTGCTCGCCCTGTGCGAGGAGCGCGGCCGCGAGCTGCTCACGCAGCGGCACCCGGGCCGGGAGGCCTACTTCGGCGCCGACGGAGAGCTCGAAGGGTCCTCCGCCCGCGACCTGCTCACCGACCACGGGTATGCCGTGGTGCGGCACTTCAACCACCTGCGTCGCGACCTGGGTGAGGTCACCGATGGCACGGCCCTGCCGCCGGTGCCGGAGTACGACGACGTCGAGCTGCTCACCCCCACCCTCGAGCACGAGGGGGCGGTCCGGGTGGCGCACGAGCAGGCGTTCGCCGACCACTGGGGGTCGGGGCCGGTCGCACCTGGCCCGTGGCACCAGCGCTGGGTCTCCCGGTCGGCCAGGGGAGAGCTGTCCACGATCGCGGTCGCGCGCGGCGGGGAGCACGACGGCCAGGTCGTCGCCTACGTCCTGGTCGGCCAGTGGGTCGACCGGGAGGCCTACGTCAACATCGTCGGCACGGTCGCCGCCTTCCGCGGGCGCGGCCTGGCCGCCGCCTGCCTCAGCCGCACCATCGGGCTCGCGGCCGCCAGCGGGGGCTACGACGTCATCGACCTCGACGTCGACTCCACCAGCCCGACGGGCGCCACCAGGCTCTACGAGCGGCTCGGCTTCCGGCACCTCCGGCAGACCGCGGCGATGCGGCGTCCCGTGGAGGTGTCGCCGTGACCGGCGCACCGCTGGGGGAGACCCGGATCGGTGACTCCGGCCCGTGGGTCGTGTTCTGCCACGGCCTGTTCGGTCGGGGCAAGAACTTCACCAGCGCGGCCAAGGCGCTGCAGCCCGACTTCCGCAGCCTGCTGCTCGACATGCCCGACCACGGCACGTCGCCGTGGACGGAGCGGTTCGACTACGGGCACGCAGCCCAGCTCGTCGCCGACCACCTGCGGGCGGGCGTGGCCGCGGACGGCCCGGTGCACGTCGTGGGCCACTCCATGGGCGGCAAGATCGCCATGACGCTGGCGCTGATCGCCCCTGAGCTCGTCGACCGGCTCGTCGTGGTCGACATCACGCCCACGGGCAGCTCCG containing:
- a CDS encoding OsmC family protein; translation: MARPMADDALRSVSLTRTGPLTFQATNDRGGTVTMSSGGTEEFTPVELLLAAMAGCSAVDIDLLTTRLAEPESFALSAAGEKLRDEDGNHMGPITITVSVTFPEGAGGDAARERLPDAVAKSRDRLCTVSRTVQLPTPVTYRTD
- a CDS encoding APC family permease; translated protein: MRGPQARSLQRSLSLGDAVTIGLGAMVGAGVFAVWGPATAAAGGAVLLALALAAVVAICNALSSAALAARYPSAGGTYVYGRERLGEVWGYLAGWCFVVGKTASCAAMAMTVGAYLVPGAERVAAVVAVVLVTALNLAGVHRSVAASRVIVSVVACALLGVAVAAVWPRPSGPLLDPARLVAAPESGWGVLQAAGLLFFAFAGYARVATLGEEVRDPARVIPRAVVIALGAVLVLYAVVGVVVLGVLGPAGTAASTAPVADAAAVVWGSGWAWVVRLAAGLAAVGALLNLVLGVSRTTLAMARDGHLPQVLATVAGPQGVPRVAELGVGLVVLVLVVVADLRGVIGFSSFGVLLYYAVANAAAFTLRREWSVGAWVPVLGLAGCLVLVVALPRTSVLVGLAVVAVGAAAYLLAPFGRRGPGEGRSGS
- a CDS encoding GNAT family N-acetyltransferase; the encoded protein is MTDYRWAPISHADLEQWAALANHLAKVDGTEEFTSVEDLAEELDSPHRDPERDTWAVWDGDRMVAEALVSVPTTLDYEGRARCYVSGGVHPDHRGRGLGSRLLALCEERGRELLTQRHPGREAYFGADGELEGSSARDLLTDHGYAVVRHFNHLRRDLGEVTDGTALPPVPEYDDVELLTPTLEHEGAVRVAHEQAFADHWGSGPVAPGPWHQRWVSRSARGELSTIAVARGGEHDGQVVAYVLVGQWVDREAYVNIVGTVAAFRGRGLAAACLSRTIGLAAASGGYDVIDLDVDSTSPTGATRLYERLGFRHLRQTAAMRRPVEVSP